Part of the Haloarcula laminariae genome is shown below.
GCAGTTCGTCGCCGGGCTGACCATCGGCGCGGCCTGCGGGCTGGGGGCCCTGTGGGTGTCGAGCGCGTTTCTCACGGTCCCCGCGGGACAGCTCCGCGTCGCCGCCGGCGCGGCCGTCCTGGCGACGCTCGCCACGGGCCTCATCACCTGGCCCTTCGACATCGAGGAGCCGTCGGCGTACTCGACGGCGCTGCTGGCGCTGCTGGTCCAGCCGGCCCAGCGGCTGGCCTTCCTGGGAAGTATCTTCCTCGCGAGTTCCCTCGTCGCCGTCGTCTTCGTCGTCTGGCGCAACCGGTTCTACGACCGGCGGGCGACGGTGCTGTACGAGTCGACGACCGGCGACGACCACGTGCTGGTCCCGATGCGCGGCGACCACGCCCACGCGACGGCGATGCTCGCCGCCCGCCTGGCCGCGGCCCACGAGGCCGGCAAGGTCGTCCTGCTCGATATCGTCCCGGACACCGAGGCCGCCGAGGCCGAGCGGGCGATGCTGAACGGGGGCGCGGGGGCCGGCGGCGTGGAAGCGGCCGGCGTCGACCAGGCGGACGAGGTGAGCGACGCGCTCCGCGAGCGGGTCGACCGGCTGGAGTCGCGGGCCGCGACCGTCGAGACGCGGGTCGGCGTCCCCTGTCAGGTGGTCGTCGCCGCCGGGGAGGAGCCGGCGGCGGCGACGCTGCAGGCGGCCGAGTCGACGAACTGCGACCTCATCGCCGCCCCCTACGAGAGCGAACACGGCGCCCTGACGGCGTATCTCCGCCAGCTGTTCCGCGGGCGGACGGACGTGCTCGTCCACCGCTCGCGCAACGGCCGGACCCGCTGGCGGCGGGTCCTGGTCCCGGTCAGGCGGGCCAGCGACGTGGCCCACCACATGGTCGATTTCGCCGTCCGCCTCGCCGGCGGGAGCGGTCGCGTCGCGGTCGCGACCTGCATCGGCGACGGCGGGGACAGGCGGCGCGCCGAGTCGATGCTGGCCGACCTCGTCGAGCCGTTCGCGGGCGCCATCGAGACGCGCGTCAGCGGCGCCGACATCCGCTCGTTCCTCGCCGGCACGGCCGAGGCCTACGACCTCGTCGTCATCGGTGCGAGCCGGGACCGGAGCGCGGCCTCCCGACTCATCGCGCCGCCGACCTTCGAGCGGCTGGACGACATCGAGACGGACGTGGCTATCGTCGACCGGAGCCACTAGAGACTGCTCGCCGCGTCCGCTGTGGTGCCCGAGCGGTCGCTGACGAAACCGGTCCTACAGGTCGCTCTCGTCCTCGACGTCGAGCAGGTGGTCGGCGACCGATTCCATGCCCTCGCGGCCCAGCGCCGACTGGACGAGCAGGTGGCCGCCGATGACGGCCGGGCTGATGACGGTGTCGGCCCCCGCCCGGCGGAGCTTCTCGACGTTCTCGCGGTCGGTCGCGGCGGCGACGATGTTGAGTTCGGGGTTGAGCGCGCGGGCCGTCAGGATGGCCAACGCGTCCTGGGCGTCGTCGTTCGTGGCGGCGACGACCGCCCGCGCCTCGTGGATGCCGGCCCGCTCTAGGGGGGCCTCGTCGCTGGGGTCGTCGGTCAGCACGGCGATGTCGCGCTGCTGGAGCCTGGCCGCCTTATCCGGGTCCGGCGTCACGACGACGAAGTCGGTCGCCCCGGCCAGTTCGTCGAGTATCGGTTCCGTCAGGTCGCCGTAGCCCAGAACCACCACGTGGTTCTC
Proteins encoded:
- a CDS encoding HPP family protein, whose product is MLKEFIQRLRALALRLRRVERRELREFRRWAETTDRLVHLSVLVFVPLLIGLVTLLSNAVPALSFLLFPPLASGSYTLFANPRGKYADPGQFVAGLTIGAACGLGALWVSSAFLTVPAGQLRVAAGAAVLATLATGLITWPFDIEEPSAYSTALLALLVQPAQRLAFLGSIFLASSLVAVVFVVWRNRFYDRRATVLYESTTGDDHVLVPMRGDHAHATAMLAARLAAAHEAGKVVLLDIVPDTEAAEAERAMLNGGAGAGGVEAAGVDQADEVSDALRERVDRLESRAATVETRVGVPCQVVVAAGEEPAAATLQAAESTNCDLIAAPYESEHGALTAYLRQLFRGRTDVLVHRSRNGRTRWRRVLVPVRRASDVAHHMVDFAVRLAGGSGRVAVATCIGDGGDRRRAESMLADLVEPFAGAIETRVSGADIRSFLAGTAEAYDLVVIGASRDRSAASRLIAPPTFERLDDIETDVAIVDRSH